From the Astatotilapia calliptera chromosome 6, fAstCal1.2, whole genome shotgun sequence genome, one window contains:
- the slc24a2 gene encoding sodium/potassium/calcium exchanger 2-like isoform X1 → MDFILPIRNQDLIAYSSSPPRLGPQSRSTMHLYHGVKRKLRPGRILGFIISLVVVCTVCSWSALMLAKSVTTQVDSAAERSAEGAMPQRTLLQYRNLSAAPEDTPVAMKSSSIEMNHGDYPTDYFSVEDRRQGYVVLHMFGMLYMFIALAIVCDEFFVPALTVITEKLEISDDVAGATFMAAGGSAPELFTSVIGVFISHSNVGIGTIVGSAVFNILFVIGMCALFSKEVLNLTWWPLFRDVSFYIVGLLMLIYFFLDNQIVLEESVSLLLFYTFYVTFMKFNAKCELIIRSILGSNQVDELENAQKVNAPSDDENKLTAKPRLQREGSCASLHNSLMRNSIFQLMIHTLDPLSNEGMRHFKEKASILHKMAKKKCKEDGATANGVADKKITKSTNVAVEVTPPMNGAAGGDEGGEEDEDEDKPLSLAWPDTPRKQITYLLILPIILPLWLTLPDVRRETSERFFPVTFLGSIFWIAFFSYLMVWWAHQVGETFWITEEIMGLTILAAGTSIPDLITSVIVARKGLGDMAVSSSVGSNIFDITVGLPFPWLIFNIINDLKPVEVSSNGLFCAIVLLFLMLLFVIMSIAACKWRMSKSLGFLMFLLYFVFLVVSVMLEDRIIVCPITV, encoded by the exons ATGGATTTCATCCTACCCATAAGAAATCAAGACCTGATAGCATATTCCAGCTCACCACCTCGCCTGGGCCCTCAAAGTAGGAGTACCATGCACTTGTACCATGGTGTCAAGAGAAAGCTACGGCCTGGACGGATTTTGGGCTTTATCATCAGCCTGGTGGTTGTCTGCACAGTCTGTTCATGGAGTGCCTTGATGCTGGCCAAATCAGTGACCACTCAGGTAGATTCAGCTGCTGAACGCTCAGCTGAGGGAGCAATGCCCCAAAGAACTCTTCTGCAGTACCGGAACCTTTCAGCAGCACCAGAGGATACACCAGTGGCCATGAAATCCTCCAGTATAGAGATGAATCATGGGGACTACCCAACGGACTATTTCAGTGTGGAGGACAGGCGCCAGGGCTACGTAGTGCTTCATATGTTTGGCATGTTGTACATGTTCATAGCTTTAGCCATTGTCTGTGATGAGTTCTTTGTTCCTGCACTCACGGTCATCACAGAGAAGCTGGAGATCTCTGATGATGTAGCAGGAGCCACCTTTATGGCTGCAGGTGGGTCTGCCCCAGAACTCTTCACATCTGTTATAGGAGTCTTCATCTCCCACAGCAATGTGGGTATTGGTACCATTGTGGGATCGGCTGTCTTCAACATCCTATTTGTAATTGGGATGTGCGCCTTGTTCTCCAAAGAGGTGCTGAATCTCACCTGGTGGCCTCTGTTCAGAGATGTCTCATTCTATATCGTTGGCTTGCTCATGCTCATCTATTTCTTTTTGGATAATCAAATTGTGTTGGAAGAAAGTGTTAGTCTGCTGCTATTCTACACCTTCTATGTAACTTTCATGAAGTTCAATGCCAAATGCGAATTGATCATCAGAAGCATTTTGGGCAGCAACCAGGTGGACGAGCTGGAGAATGCACAGAAG GTAAATGCCCCAAGTGATGACGAGAACAAGCTTACG GCTAAACCCAGGCTGCAGAGGGAAGGCAGCTGTGCTTCTCTACACAACTCGCTGATGAGAAACAGCATCTTCCAGCTCATGATACACACACTGGATCCCCTCAGTAATGAGGGTATGA gaCATTTTAAAGAGAAGGCTTCAATCCTTCACAAAATGGCCAAGAAGAAGTGTAAAGAAGACGGTGCCACTGCCAACGGAGTAG CTGATAAAAAGATCACAAAAAGTACAAATGTTGCAGTGGAAGTTACACCACCAATGAATGGTGCTGCAGGAGGAGATGAG GGTGGtgaggaagatgaagatgaagacaaGCCTTTGAGCCTGGCATGGCCTGACACTCCCAGGAAACAAATCACCTACCTCTTGATCCTGCCAATCATCCTCCCTCTCTGGCTCACGCTGCCTgatgtcaggagagag acCTCAGAAAGGTTCTTCCCGGTCACTTTCCTCGGCTCCATCTTTTGGATTGCGTTCTTTTCCTACCTGATGGTGTGGTGGGCTCATCAG GTTGGAGAAACTTTCTGGATCACAGAAGAAATCATGGGTTTGACAATATTAGCAGCTGGCACTTCAATTCCTGACTTGATCACCAGTGTGATTGTAGCTCGAAAGGGCCTCGGTGACATGGCTGTGTCCAGCTCAGTGGGCTCCAACATCTTTGACATCACTGTGGG TCTGCCATTCCCCTGGCTCATTTTCAACATTATCAATGACTTGAAGCCAGTGGAGGTGAGCAGCAATGGCCTGTTCTGCGCCATCGTCCTTCTCTTCCtcatgctgctgtttgtcatCATGTCCATTGCCGCTTGCAAGTGGAGAATGAGCAAGAGTCTGGGCTTTCTTATGTTTTTGCTGTACTTTGTTTTCCTTGTTGTCAGTGTCATGCTGGAGGACAGAATTATTGTCTGCCCCATTACAGTCTGA
- the xpa gene encoding DNA repair protein complementing XP-A cells: MDPSQAETVDGGASSPKLELSPAMRAKIERNRQRALMLRQARLASRPLSAVEGATAAKVSKTIDSGAGFFIDEEGNIEGEQTIKVVVHQPAPVIEPEYLMCDECQKPFMDSYLSNSFDLSVCDNCRDNEEKHKLISRTEAKQRYLLKDCDLDKREPPLRFILKKNPHNPRWGDMKLYLQLQVEKRCMEVWGSEEALEEARETREENREVQKQKRFNKKVKELRRAVRSSMWTKNTTAHQHEYGPEEVVDEEEDLYKKTCLTCGHELSYEKM; encoded by the exons ATGGATCCGTCACAGGCCGAGACAGTGGATGGTGGTGCTTCGAGTCCCAAACTCGAGCTTTCCCCGGCGATGCGGGCTAAAATCGAGAGGAACCGGCAGCGGGCGTTGATGCTCCGACAAGCCCGTCTTGCGAGTCGTCCTTTGTCCGCTGTGGAGGGCGCAACAGCGGCCAAAGTTTCCAAGACCATCGACTCGGGAGCTGGGTTCTTTATCGACGAGGAGGGAAATATAGAGGGAGAGCAGACGATCAAGGTAGTGGTGCATCAGCCag CTCCAGTGATTGAACCAGAGTACCTGATGTGTGATGAATGTCAGAAACCCTTTATGGACTCGTACCTGAGCAACAGCTTTGACCTGTCTGTGTGCGACAACTGCAG GGACAATGAGGAAAAGCACAAGCTGATCTCCAGGACTGAGGCTAAGCAGCGCTACCTGCTGAAGGACTGTGACCTGGACAAGAGGGAGCCTCCTCTCAGGTTTATACTGAAGAAAAACCCCCATAACCCACGTTGGGGAGATATGAAGCTCTACCTCCAGCTGCAG GTGGAGAAAAGATGTATGGAGGTGTGGGGTTCAGAGGAAGCTCTAGAAGAAGCCAGAGAAACAAGAGAAGAGAACAGAGAGGTGCAGAAACAAAAACGCTTCAACAAGAAGGTCAAAG AGCTACGCAGAGCAGTAAGGAGCAGTATGTGGACCAAAAACACCACCGCTCACCAGCATGAGTACGGACCAGAAGAGGTTGTAGATGAAGAGGAAGACCTCTACAAGAAAACGTGCCTCACTTGTGGACATGAGCTTAGCTATGAGAAAATGTAG
- the slc24a2 gene encoding sodium/potassium/calcium exchanger 2-like isoform X2 yields the protein MDFILPIRNQDLIAYSSSPPRLGPQSRSTMHLYHGVKRKLRPGRILGFIISLVVVCTVCSWSALMLAKSVTTQVDSAAERSAEGAMPQRTLLQYRNLSAAPEDTPVAMKSSSIEMNHGDYPTDYFSVEDRRQGYVVLHMFGMLYMFIALAIVCDEFFVPALTVITEKLEISDDVAGATFMAAGGSAPELFTSVIGVFISHSNVGIGTIVGSAVFNILFVIGMCALFSKEVLNLTWWPLFRDVSFYIVGLLMLIYFFLDNQIVLEESVSLLLFYTFYVTFMKFNAKCELIIRSILGSNQVDELENAQKVNAPSDDENKLTAKPRLQREGSCASLHNSLMRNSIFQLMIHTLDPLSNEGHFKEKASILHKMAKKKCKEDGATANGVADKKITKSTNVAVEVTPPMNGAAGGDEGGEEDEDEDKPLSLAWPDTPRKQITYLLILPIILPLWLTLPDVRRETSERFFPVTFLGSIFWIAFFSYLMVWWAHQVGETFWITEEIMGLTILAAGTSIPDLITSVIVARKGLGDMAVSSSVGSNIFDITVGLPFPWLIFNIINDLKPVEVSSNGLFCAIVLLFLMLLFVIMSIAACKWRMSKSLGFLMFLLYFVFLVVSVMLEDRIIVCPITV from the exons ATGGATTTCATCCTACCCATAAGAAATCAAGACCTGATAGCATATTCCAGCTCACCACCTCGCCTGGGCCCTCAAAGTAGGAGTACCATGCACTTGTACCATGGTGTCAAGAGAAAGCTACGGCCTGGACGGATTTTGGGCTTTATCATCAGCCTGGTGGTTGTCTGCACAGTCTGTTCATGGAGTGCCTTGATGCTGGCCAAATCAGTGACCACTCAGGTAGATTCAGCTGCTGAACGCTCAGCTGAGGGAGCAATGCCCCAAAGAACTCTTCTGCAGTACCGGAACCTTTCAGCAGCACCAGAGGATACACCAGTGGCCATGAAATCCTCCAGTATAGAGATGAATCATGGGGACTACCCAACGGACTATTTCAGTGTGGAGGACAGGCGCCAGGGCTACGTAGTGCTTCATATGTTTGGCATGTTGTACATGTTCATAGCTTTAGCCATTGTCTGTGATGAGTTCTTTGTTCCTGCACTCACGGTCATCACAGAGAAGCTGGAGATCTCTGATGATGTAGCAGGAGCCACCTTTATGGCTGCAGGTGGGTCTGCCCCAGAACTCTTCACATCTGTTATAGGAGTCTTCATCTCCCACAGCAATGTGGGTATTGGTACCATTGTGGGATCGGCTGTCTTCAACATCCTATTTGTAATTGGGATGTGCGCCTTGTTCTCCAAAGAGGTGCTGAATCTCACCTGGTGGCCTCTGTTCAGAGATGTCTCATTCTATATCGTTGGCTTGCTCATGCTCATCTATTTCTTTTTGGATAATCAAATTGTGTTGGAAGAAAGTGTTAGTCTGCTGCTATTCTACACCTTCTATGTAACTTTCATGAAGTTCAATGCCAAATGCGAATTGATCATCAGAAGCATTTTGGGCAGCAACCAGGTGGACGAGCTGGAGAATGCACAGAAG GTAAATGCCCCAAGTGATGACGAGAACAAGCTTACG GCTAAACCCAGGCTGCAGAGGGAAGGCAGCTGTGCTTCTCTACACAACTCGCTGATGAGAAACAGCATCTTCCAGCTCATGATACACACACTGGATCCCCTCAGTAATGAGG gaCATTTTAAAGAGAAGGCTTCAATCCTTCACAAAATGGCCAAGAAGAAGTGTAAAGAAGACGGTGCCACTGCCAACGGAGTAG CTGATAAAAAGATCACAAAAAGTACAAATGTTGCAGTGGAAGTTACACCACCAATGAATGGTGCTGCAGGAGGAGATGAG GGTGGtgaggaagatgaagatgaagacaaGCCTTTGAGCCTGGCATGGCCTGACACTCCCAGGAAACAAATCACCTACCTCTTGATCCTGCCAATCATCCTCCCTCTCTGGCTCACGCTGCCTgatgtcaggagagag acCTCAGAAAGGTTCTTCCCGGTCACTTTCCTCGGCTCCATCTTTTGGATTGCGTTCTTTTCCTACCTGATGGTGTGGTGGGCTCATCAG GTTGGAGAAACTTTCTGGATCACAGAAGAAATCATGGGTTTGACAATATTAGCAGCTGGCACTTCAATTCCTGACTTGATCACCAGTGTGATTGTAGCTCGAAAGGGCCTCGGTGACATGGCTGTGTCCAGCTCAGTGGGCTCCAACATCTTTGACATCACTGTGGG TCTGCCATTCCCCTGGCTCATTTTCAACATTATCAATGACTTGAAGCCAGTGGAGGTGAGCAGCAATGGCCTGTTCTGCGCCATCGTCCTTCTCTTCCtcatgctgctgtttgtcatCATGTCCATTGCCGCTTGCAAGTGGAGAATGAGCAAGAGTCTGGGCTTTCTTATGTTTTTGCTGTACTTTGTTTTCCTTGTTGTCAGTGTCATGCTGGAGGACAGAATTATTGTCTGCCCCATTACAGTCTGA